Sequence from the Desulfovibrio sp. TomC genome:
GGCCGGGTCAGCATAGGCGGCCACAAACGCGGCGCACATGGCCAAAAAGCCGCCCAGGACAATGCCGACCGCCAGCATCAGGGTGAGCTTTGGCCGCATGTAGTCGTCGATCTTGCCCGGGGTGGTGGCCGGCTCGATCACGTGGGCAATGGACAGATCGAGCGACTGCCCGGCCACGGCCGCGCTGTGCAGCTGGTTTAAATTCGACAGGAAGACCTCGCCGGCGGTCACCCGGGTGGTCATCAGGGCATCGGCGGCGGCCCGGTCGGGGAAGGCCAGGATCTGTCCTTCCACGGCGTCGAGCAGCGTGCCGTAGGCGGCGTCCTGGCTCTCATACCCGGCGGCCTGGGCGGCGTATTCGGCTGCCCGTTCATTTAAATAGCTGAAGGTCTGGTCGGTGGAGATGGTTTCCGAGCCAAAGACCTTGAGGGATTCGCCCTTGATCAGCCGCTTGGCCTCCTCGATCTTGCCCTCGATCTCCTTGACCGCCGGGTGCTCGGGGGTCATGCGCGATTTGGCCAGGGCCAGATCCATATAGAGGTCACGCAGGGTGAGCTTCAAGGAATCGACCAGGGCCGAGCGCTGGATGGATTCGCCGGACTTGCGGAACTCCGGGCGTTTGGCCGCCTGGGCCTTGACGTTGGCCAACATGCCCTGGGCCTTGAGCAGCTCCAGGCGGTTGGAATCGCGCGCGCCGGACAGAATGTAATAGCGATCGACCAGCTTTTCGGCCTCGCTGTCGAGCTTGACGATTTTTTCGCGCTGGCGCACCCGGCCAAGTTCGGCCAGGGCCTTTTCATAATCCGCCTTGGCCCGCACCAGCTCCTGGGCCGAGGCCTCGGCCAGCCCCTGGCATTCGGCCTGGCGCATGGCCGTCTCGCGGGCGGCAAAGGCCTTGGCCGCCGTATTGGTCATGGCCATGGCCAGTTCCATGGAGTCAGCCGAGCTGGTGAATTCCAGAATGTCGGCCGTGTCCATCATGGCCGCCTTGAGGTAGGGCCGGGGGAAGATCAGGTGGACCAGGGATTTGTTGCTCAGTTCTTCATAGGTCATGGGCCGGCGCAGGATGCCGGGCAGGAAATGGTCGGTCAAAAGCCGCACAAAGGGGATGAATTCGATGATCTGCAGCGACTTCCGTTTGCGGGTCAAGTCCAGTTCAGTGATGACCGCGCCCATGACCGGTATGGTCTGGCCCAGTTCCTCATAAGTGGCGCGCTCGGCGTCGGTCAGCGAAGCGGCCCCCATGGCGGCCGAATCCAGGCCAATGCGCGACAGCAGGCTGGTTTTGTTGGACGAATGATATAAATAGACCTTGGTCGAGGCCACGTACTGGGTTTCGCACAAAAGCGTCAGGGCGCAGAGCCCTCCGGCCACGAGGCCAAAGACCAGCAGCATAAGCTTGCGGCGACGCCACAGCAGGGCAAGGAGTTGGCGCAGTTCCATAGGTTACTGCACCGAAATGACGCCGCCCTGGCTGTTGCTGAGGTATTCCCCGGCAACTGGCTGGCTTTGTTGGATAACGGTGGTGGTCGTATTCACCGGCCCTTTGCTTAAATCGTTGATGGCGTCGCGCAGCTGGGGCAGGAAGATGACCAGCCGCTCGGTGTTGATAAAGGCATTGACCACGGCATTTAAGTGCCCCAAAAATTCGTCGAAATCGGCCCAGGCGCTCTTGGGCACGTACAGGACGTCGCCGCCTTCGAGATAGCGGTCAAAGCCGGCCGTCCCCTTGCCAAGGGACGTTCCAAGCTTCATATCCAGGACGTAGGCCTTGGGCGCGTCGGAATCAAGACCCCGGAAGAGCACCACCGTGGACTTGCCGGCGTTGTCGGAAAAGCCGCCGGCCCGGGCCACGGCCTCAAAGAGCGGAATATCGTGGTCAACGGGCACCACGCCCTGGGTCTTGACCTCGCCAAGGACCAGGGCCGTCTGGCTGCGGATGGTGGCGGCGGTGACCGTCACCTGGGGATCGACCAGATATTTGGCATAGGACCGGGTCAGGTCGGCGCGCAGCTCCGAGATGGTGCGCCCGCCGGCGGCCACCTCGCCAATAAGCGGCAACTGGATGCGACCGGCCTCGTCCACGCGCGCCGTGGCTTTCAGGTCGTCCTGACGCCACACGGCGATGCTCAGTTCGTCGCCGTAGCCGAGCGTGGCCCGCCTGGCCGCCACGGCGGCCGACTGGGCTTCGGGCCGGGTTTTGGAGGTGGCCGTGGCCGGCGGCGGGGCCGTCGGGCGGGCACAGGCGCACAGGCACACAGCCGTCGCCAGATACACAAGCAGGATGCGGGAAGGCATAGTGGCGCAGACGGGCATGGCGGTCCTTTCGCTCTCAGAATCGATCCCGCCACGACTACGGGATTTCAGGGCCATCCGCAAGGCGTGCCTCCCTGCGTTGTGGTCCACGGCGAACTGGTGTATGGGCAAGCCGCGCCGGCCAAACAGGCCTGTTTGTCGGACAATCCGGCCAAAACGCCGCAAACAAACCGCCTTTGGGCGTACTATGACTGATATGAAAACCATCCTCGGGCTGGCCCTGGCCCTGCTGCTCTGGGGCGCGCTCCCGGCCGCCGCCGAAACCGTCACGTTTTTGGGCAAGGCCTACTGCCCCATCAAATACGACATCAACTGGCCGTTTGTCACCAAGGCCAAAAAAACCCCGGTCCAGGGCAGCGGCGTCCAGGCCAACGTCTACGAACTGCCCAAGGAAAGCTTTGAGGAAAAATCCGCCGCCGAACTCGGCTCGGATATGCGCCGGCTCACCATCCTAAGCGCCCCGATCCATGTCGGACAGCGGGTGCAGGAAGACGAGGCGCTCATCACCTACGAACTGCCGCTGGAAAGCCTCATCGTCGAAAAGGAAGCCCTGTCCCGCACGGAGCTCAACAACGCCGAACGGGCCTTGAGTTCGGTGCGCTTCCGCCTCAGCTGGCTGGAGTCCCACCAGCAGGACCTGGAAAACATGGCCAGCCAGCAGTCCGCCGCCCCCATCGACGTCAGCAGCAACGCCAAGGACATCAGCGCCCTGCTCCTGGAACGCGAGTATCTGACCGAGGAGCTGGAACTGGCCAAGCAGCGCTATGACAATACCCTGCTGATCGCCCACTCCAAGTTCGGCAAGAATATCGATCTGAAAAAACTGCCCCGGCAAGGCTTTGTCCGTTCGCCCACCGACGGCTACGTGCTGTGGGTCAATTCAAGCCTCGTGCCCGGCATGTCGTTCACCAAACAGGCCGCCCTGGCCACCGTCGGCAAGCTCGATCCCATTCTCATCCGGGCCTCGGTCCACGAAATCGCCGTCCAAAAGCTCAAGGTCGGCGACCCGGCCACCATCATTTTCCACGCCTGGCCCAAGGAGCCCTTCCAGACCACCATCTCCAAGGTGGACTACGTGGCCCAGCCGGCCATGCTCCAGCAGCCGTCCTTTTATCTGATTGAGCTGACGCTGCCCAACCACGATATGCGCATCAAGGAAGGGATGCGCTGCGACGTCGTGGTGAATCTCAACTAACGCAAGCGGAACCCCATGCGCGAAATCGTCCTGGCCATGGTCGCCAATTGTCTCGTCTTCACCGGCGTCGGTCTCGGTCCCATGGCCGCCCTGGCCCCGCGCGTCGGGCTGTTGGCCGTCCTGGCCATGGCTCCGGCGGTCGGCTATGCCCTCTATTCCGTGGCGCTGACCTGGTGGCTGCTCCAGGAAGGATCGGCCGGCAGCGCGGCCTGGCCCCTGGCCGGGGTCCTCCTGGCCGTGTCCGCCGCCTGTCTGGCCCTGGCCTGGAAATCCGTGCGCGCCCGCCTGCCCGTCGTGTCCCGGCGTCGGGCCGTGGCCGGCCTTCTGGGACTGGCCATGTGCCTGGGCCTGCTCATCGCCCCCCTGGCCGCCGGCAACAAAGGTTACGCGGTCTTTCGCGGCAATGCCTCGGATTCGTTTATCTACATGTTCCTGGCCCGCTACTTTGACGAATACCCCCGATCCTGGGCCTTCGAGCGGACCGAGGAACAGGTCACGGCCGCCGCCCCCATGCTCGGCCCGGCCCGCAACATGTTAAACATGCGCTGGACCTCCGGGGCCATGCTGACCGCCGGCTCCCGCCTGGGCGGCATGGGCATCCTCGATTTCCAATATCCCTTCACCCTGGTCAGCTACCTGCTCTTTTTCGCCGCCCTGCTCCCCTTTCTGACCGCCATGGGACTCTCGGCCCCGGCCGCCGCCCTGTCCGCCCTGGCCCTGTCCACCGGCTTTTACGCCCAACTCGTGCTGGATATCCGGGCCTTTTCCCAGATCAACACCCTGCCCCTGGCCATCCTTCTGATCTACGTCCTGTCCCTGCCCACGCCCCAGAGACGGTCCGGGGCGCTGCGCCGCACGGCCTTGCTCGGGTTTTGCTACCTGACCACCTTCGTCAACTATACCGAAATCTTCCCCATGATCTTCGGGGCCGCCGCCAGCTATCTGACCCTCAAGGCGGCGCTGTCGCGCCTGACCCGTCGAGAACTGGCCATCCAGTCCGCCGGCTTTGCCCTGGGCATGGCCGCCACCTGGCCGGTGCGGTTTTTGTGGGAACACATGCTGGCCCAGATCCATTTCACCGAGACCGCCCCCCAGCTGTGGAGCGAGGCCTATTTCACCTGGCTGTTTCACAACGTGCCGGCCGGCATCTTCGGCCTGCCGCTTCTGGAAAACGGCTTTTCCCGGCTGCCGGGCTGGGGCTTTCTCGACTGGCCGGGCTGGCTCGTCACGGTATTCGCCTGTCTGGTCTGCGCCTTTTTTCTTCTCGGCGGACTGCGGGCCATGGCCGACCGCAAACGGGATGCGCCCCTGGTTGCCCTGGCCTTTGCCGCCGCTTCCCTGGCCGCCTTTGCCCTGTTTTGCTACAAGGACAAACCCTGGGTGGCCGGCAAAGGCCTGTCCTATTTCTATCCCTGCGTCACGGCGGTATTCCTCTACGCCGCCCTGGCCCGGCCCATGGCCCGCCCCCTGGCCAACCGGGCCGTGGGCCTTTGCGGGCTGACCCTGGCCACGCTCTTCCTGGCCAGCCAGTTCACCGTCGCCGGGCTGCGTCCGGCCTACGCGGCAAAGGACCTCGATTACCCCCGCTACGTGCGCAACCACGGCCGCTACCGCACCATCGACTGCGAACTGGCCCCCATCCGGGCGGCCCTTCGCCGGGCCAAGGCGGAAAACGTCGCCATCTGCTCGGCCGATCCCTGGAAATGGGCCTTTCTCGGCCTGGCCCTGGACGGCCCGGTGCACGTGGACTCGCCGGCCCGCCTGGCCACCCTGCCCGCCGATACCCCGGTGTTCGTGGCCCTGGACCGGCCCATCGCCGGCGCTCCGGCCGAACTGGCCCCGTTTCTGGCCGGTGAAAACGCCACCTTTGCCCTGTACCGGCTGCCGGCCGGCCGACTGGCTGCGCTCTTGCCGTCGCTTGCCTGCGAAACGAACCCGTAAGAGGAGAGGAGGCAGAAGAGGCCTCCGGCGGCCAAAGGGACTGAGTCCCTTTGGAATCCCCTCCTGGGGGAAAGTTGCTTTGCCTGTGGGCGTGGCCGGGCCGGTGAGCGGCGGTTGGACACGGATAAGAGAGACGGGGCCAGGCCGCGTCCGCGACATTTGTTTCGGCAAAAACCCGGTACAGCAGACAAGTAGCATTTTTTTCAGCCAAAAAGCGATTGCATTTTGGCCGGGACGCCACCTGGGCCGTGTTTATCGACTGGGCTCTCCCTGTTTACGAATGCCGCCCTTCGTGGTAAAAGCGACGATGCCCGAGAAGCAAAGTTACACACCGCGTATTTCTGTAGTCATTCTCTGCTATAAAGCCGGGAACAGCATCCCCGCCTTCGTCCAGGACGTCTGCAACGCCATGGACCGCTTGGGCAACGACTACGAGCTGGTCCTGGTCGGCAACCGCAATCGAGGCGACACGACTGATCCCACGCCGGCCGTTGTCCAGGCCCTGGCCGCGGCCGATCCCCGCATTATCGCCTTGTCCCTGGAAAAACGCGGCATGATGGGCTGGGACGCCCGCACCGGCCTGGCCGTGGCCACTGGCGACATCATTGCGCTCATTGACGGCGACTACCAGATGCCGCCTGAGGACCTCGAACACGTCTGCCGCCAGCTCATCGACGACGACCTGGACCTGGCCATGACCTGCCGGGCCGTGCGCAAAGACGGTCTGCTGCGGCGCATCAACAGCCGCATGTACAATCTGCTCTTTCGGGCGCTCTTTCCCGGCTATCCCGTGCGCGACGTCAATTCCAAACCCAAAGCCATGACCCGGGCTTTTTTCAGCGCCCTGCGCCTGACAGCCGACGGCTGGTTCCTCGATGCCGAAATCATCATCCAGGCCCGACGCCATAAGGCCCGTCTCGGACAGATCGAAACCGTCTTTCACGAGGGCAACCGCAAATCCTTTGTCCGCCCCGACGCGGTCCTCGAATTTCTGCGCAATCTGCTCGCCGCCCGATTCAAGGAATTTTTCATCCGATGAACATCTTTGCCACCGGCGCGTCCGGAGGGCTTGGCACGGTTCTTTTGCCGGCCCTGGCCGCCGCCGGGCACACGGTCACGGCCCTGGCCCGAAATCCCCGGGCTTTGCCCGCTGTTCCCGGCTTGCAGGCCGTCCAGGGCGACCTGCTCAACCCGCTCTCCTACGCCGACGCCCTGCCCGGCCACGACGCCGTGCTGCATCTGGCCGCCCTGACCCATGCCCCAAACGCCGGCCTGTATCAGCGGGCCAATGTCGCCGCCACCGCCGATCTGCTCGCCGCCTGCGCTACCCACTGCCGGGAAGCCCGGTTCGTCCTGGTAAGCACCCGGGCCATCGGCCAGGCCTGCGGCGACTACGGCCAGTCCAAGGCCCAGGCCGAGCAGCTGGTGCGCGCCTCGGGACTGCCGGCCGTCATCCTTCGCCCGGCCGAAGTCTACGGCGTCGGGCGCGGCGAGGCCGTGGCCGCCCTGGCCCGGCGCTGCGCCCGGGGCGGCATCCTGCCCCTGCCCGGCCAGGGGGCGCATGTCCTGACCCCGGTCCATATCGATGACCTGATCCCGGCCTTCCTGGCCGCCCTGACGCGCCCGGCCGCCCTTGGCCACACCTACACCCTGGCCGGCGACCCCATCGCCTTTGCCGCCCTGGCCGGGGCCATTGCCGCCCACCATGGCAAGACGCTCATCAAGATCCCCATCCCCTTGCGGCTCATCTCCCTAGCCGCCTGGCTCGCCGGCCGGATGCTCAAAAATCCGCCGTTGGTGCCCGATCAGGTGGCCCGGCTGACCTGCCCCAAGGACGCCGACAGCACGGCCGCCCGCACGGACCTGGACTTTTCGCCGCGCCCACTGGACATCGCCGCCATGCTGGCCGACTAACCCGCCCGCGCCCGAGCTCGCCCGGCCACGTCGAAGCATTTTTCGGCTCCGTTTGCATTGTCGCCCTGCTCGCCGGCCCATCCGGCCGTACCCCCCGGTTCCCCCCGCCACGCCGTCGTCCGGTGCTGCGCGGGTTCATTCAATCAATAAAATCAGTCAATTATTCACGGTTGCCAAAAGTGCCGTCCGAGCGCAACCCCGCGCCCGGACGGCATTTTCCCGGCTGGACCGCCCTGGGACAGACCAAAAGCGCGGATTTTACCCGGCCGGCCCTGGTTTGCGACAGGAATCGACTTGTTTTTGTCCCGGGCCAAAAAATGAAAAAAGATTTGGTCATTTCCCCGGCCCATCCTTGACGCAGGCCGCTTTTCGTGGACTCATGAGAAGGTAAGAGGCCGGCCGCACGACGCTTTGCGAAATCGCAACACACTTAAATGCTTCATATTGCCTGACAAGCCCCATGACTACGCCCAAGCCCTGGCCGGCGTAGCCGGGCATATTTGGGCCTTTGGCCGCAGCTGCCGGGTCAGCGGGCGATTTGTTGACAAATTTGACCCGCAGTGAAAATAATGGATTCGGGGAAATAAGGGAGGAAGGGAAATGCCAAAACCCGTCATTATCACCGTTGGCAACAACAAGGGCGGCGTCGGCAAGACGACGACCATCGTGAATCTTTCCGCCGCGCTTGCCCGGGAAGGCAACGCGGTGTTGGTGGTGGACGGCGACCCGCAGTCCAATACGACATCCACCCTGCTGCCTGATTTAGGTCTGCGTGAAAATTCGTCGCTTGTCAAAGCGTTGGAGGATCCGGAAGGGGCTTTTTCGCCCAACGCATGTGCCACGCGCACCGAACACCTTGAAATCCTTCCCAATTCCATTCGCTGCATGGAATGGGAGGTCCGTTCCTATTCGAGCATCGACTCGGTGTTGGGCTTTTCCCGACTGATGCAAAACGACAAGGACATCGGCCGCTACGACTATGTCCTTATTGATACGCCGCCCAATATCGGGCCGATGCTGCGAAACTCCCTGCTCATTTCCGACTATGTCCTGGTGCCCTGCCCGGTTGGCGACCAGTACGCCCTGGACGGATTTTCCACCTTTATCCAGGTGCTCTCCCAGGCCAAGCAGCAAAACAAGAAGTTGCTGCTGCTTGGCGTGGTCTTAACCAAGTACGACGGCCGGGCTGTCACGCACAAAAAGAACAAGGATCGTATCCGGGCTTTCTTCGATGCCAAGGGGATTCCGGTTTTCGATACCGAGATCCGGGTCAACATCGACAT
This genomic interval carries:
- a CDS encoding GumC family protein, with product MELRQLLALLWRRRKLMLLVFGLVAGGLCALTLLCETQYVASTKVYLYHSSNKTSLLSRIGLDSAAMGAASLTDAERATYEELGQTIPVMGAVITELDLTRKRKSLQIIEFIPFVRLLTDHFLPGILRRPMTYEELSNKSLVHLIFPRPYLKAAMMDTADILEFTSSADSMELAMAMTNTAAKAFAARETAMRQAECQGLAEASAQELVRAKADYEKALAELGRVRQREKIVKLDSEAEKLVDRYYILSGARDSNRLELLKAQGMLANVKAQAAKRPEFRKSGESIQRSALVDSLKLTLRDLYMDLALAKSRMTPEHPAVKEIEGKIEEAKRLIKGESLKVFGSETISTDQTFSYLNERAAEYAAQAAGYESQDAAYGTLLDAVEGQILAFPDRAAADALMTTRVTAGEVFLSNLNQLHSAAVAGQSLDLSIAHVIEPATTPGKIDDYMRPKLTLMLAVGIVLGGFLAMCAAFVAAYADPAVASAASLAGCGTTSPVSLPRRPGLGRTQAFRRLRDALFPVSGVPPKLLLVTEATPGPADALDTAVGLGTALARSGRSVVLVDAALAHPTLHVRMGLPLGPGLAEAVGGKVFRDAVILPGEEPGLFVLPAGEPGLAAQDADRLLDSPALAGLLDGLTRRFDAVVVIAAPVTASGDACSLARHADAALLAVRLFVDPAPVVADAAAQLAAAGRAPQLVVVGVPADDATPGEVFSGLRAKLWRRRGR
- a CDS encoding polysaccharide biosynthesis/export family protein, with amino-acid sequence MPVCATMPSRILLVYLATAVCLCACARPTAPPPATATSKTRPEAQSAAVAARRATLGYGDELSIAVWRQDDLKATARVDEAGRIQLPLIGEVAAGGRTISELRADLTRSYAKYLVDPQVTVTAATIRSQTALVLGEVKTQGVVPVDHDIPLFEAVARAGGFSDNAGKSTVVLFRGLDSDAPKAYVLDMKLGTSLGKGTAGFDRYLEGGDVLYVPKSAWADFDEFLGHLNAVVNAFINTERLVIFLPQLRDAINDLSKGPVNTTTTVIQQSQPVAGEYLSNSQGGVISVQ
- a CDS encoding efflux RND transporter periplasmic adaptor subunit, whose product is MTDMKTILGLALALLLWGALPAAAETVTFLGKAYCPIKYDINWPFVTKAKKTPVQGSGVQANVYELPKESFEEKSAAELGSDMRRLTILSAPIHVGQRVQEDEALITYELPLESLIVEKEALSRTELNNAERALSSVRFRLSWLESHQQDLENMASQQSAAPIDVSSNAKDISALLLEREYLTEELELAKQRYDNTLLIAHSKFGKNIDLKKLPRQGFVRSPTDGYVLWVNSSLVPGMSFTKQAALATVGKLDPILIRASVHEIAVQKLKVGDPATIIFHAWPKEPFQTTISKVDYVAQPAMLQQPSFYLIELTLPNHDMRIKEGMRCDVVVNLN
- a CDS encoding glycosyltransferase family 2 protein; translated protein: MPEKQSYTPRISVVILCYKAGNSIPAFVQDVCNAMDRLGNDYELVLVGNRNRGDTTDPTPAVVQALAAADPRIIALSLEKRGMMGWDARTGLAVATGDIIALIDGDYQMPPEDLEHVCRQLIDDDLDLAMTCRAVRKDGLLRRINSRMYNLLFRALFPGYPVRDVNSKPKAMTRAFFSALRLTADGWFLDAEIIIQARRHKARLGQIETVFHEGNRKSFVRPDAVLEFLRNLLAARFKEFFIR
- a CDS encoding NAD-dependent epimerase/dehydratase family protein; translation: MNIFATGASGGLGTVLLPALAAAGHTVTALARNPRALPAVPGLQAVQGDLLNPLSYADALPGHDAVLHLAALTHAPNAGLYQRANVAATADLLAACATHCREARFVLVSTRAIGQACGDYGQSKAQAEQLVRASGLPAVILRPAEVYGVGRGEAVAALARRCARGGILPLPGQGAHVLTPVHIDDLIPAFLAALTRPAALGHTYTLAGDPIAFAALAGAIAAHHGKTLIKIPIPLRLISLAAWLAGRMLKNPPLVPDQVARLTCPKDADSTAARTDLDFSPRPLDIAAMLAD
- a CDS encoding ParA family protein; translation: MPKPVIITVGNNKGGVGKTTTIVNLSAALAREGNAVLVVDGDPQSNTTSTLLPDLGLRENSSLVKALEDPEGAFSPNACATRTEHLEILPNSIRCMEWEVRSYSSIDSVLGFSRLMQNDKDIGRYDYVLIDTPPNIGPMLRNSLLISDYVLVPCPVGDQYALDGFSTFIQVLSQAKQQNKKLLLLGVVLTKYDGRAVTHKKNKDRIRAFFDAKGIPVFDTEIRVNIDIDRAHSHRKTIFEFDATKSGAQDYQSLAKEVSARVQKEA